A DNA window from Natronogracilivirga saccharolytica contains the following coding sequences:
- a CDS encoding phospholipase D-like domain-containing protein, whose translation MLKRVRISKRLLKLLAFAAGLLFLYLLGSLVFFNATPKEFRVTEPVITSYSVSDPQFRRDSGRLTGRDWVNGNHIEVLDRGKDIFDAMIRDIGEAGCCITKETYNFRGDEVATRFAAELASASRRGVDIHFLMDFIGSVAATRAQLDTLQQAGVDLERWREPAWYHLSRFNHRTHRKIMVLDGRVAYTGGVNTADSWLPDPVDGGYRDYHFRISGPVVREIQGAFSENWVSARGELLLGEQYYPNSDSVGTAAMQVVSSRPREGEKRMRKMLLHAIASAENSIRISSAYFFPDRFFLDAIRDASRRGVDVTILTPGEHIDQKYIRHAAHTLYTGLIEDGVAIYEFKPSMYHAKMLIIDDYFVSVGSTNFDNRSFRINDEMNVNALDSTFAREMVQHYERDLAQSERLTLEDLSNRPLRHKTWGWIVRGTIGAYL comes from the coding sequence ATGCTGAAACGCGTTCGCATATCGAAACGCCTGTTGAAACTGCTTGCCTTTGCGGCAGGTTTGTTGTTCCTGTATTTGCTGGGGTCCCTGGTCTTTTTCAATGCCACACCAAAGGAATTTCGTGTAACCGAACCGGTAATAACATCCTATTCCGTCAGTGATCCCCAGTTCCGGCGGGACAGCGGGCGGCTGACCGGACGTGACTGGGTAAACGGCAATCACATTGAGGTTCTGGATCGCGGCAAGGATATCTTTGATGCGATGATCCGTGACATTGGTGAGGCCGGGTGCTGTATCACCAAGGAGACCTACAATTTCAGAGGCGATGAGGTGGCCACCCGGTTTGCCGCGGAACTTGCTTCCGCATCACGCCGCGGGGTCGATATTCATTTCCTGATGGATTTCATCGGCTCCGTTGCCGCAACACGGGCACAGCTGGACACACTGCAGCAAGCCGGAGTCGACCTCGAGCGATGGCGCGAACCTGCATGGTATCATCTGTCCCGGTTCAATCACCGTACTCACCGGAAAATTATGGTTCTGGATGGCCGTGTTGCCTACACCGGCGGCGTCAATACAGCCGACAGCTGGCTTCCCGACCCGGTGGACGGCGGGTATCGGGACTACCACTTCCGGATCAGCGGTCCGGTCGTCAGAGAAATACAGGGCGCTTTTTCTGAAAACTGGGTGTCTGCCCGCGGCGAGCTGCTCCTTGGTGAACAATATTATCCGAATTCCGACTCCGTCGGTACCGCTGCCATGCAGGTAGTCAGCAGCCGGCCCAGGGAAGGTGAAAAACGAATGCGGAAAATGCTTTTGCACGCCATCGCTTCGGCTGAAAACTCCATCCGTATCAGCTCCGCTTACTTTTTCCCGGACCGTTTCTTTCTGGATGCCATTCGTGATGCCTCCCGCCGCGGAGTAGACGTCACTATCCTTACGCCCGGTGAACACATTGACCAGAAATACATCCGGCATGCTGCCCATACGCTTTATACCGGTCTGATCGAAGACGGTGTGGCCATTTACGAGTTCAAGCCGTCAATGTATCATGCAAAAATGCTGATTATCGATGATTATTTTGTGTCTGTTGGCTCGACGAACTTTGACAACCGCTCGTTCCGGATCAATGATGAAATGAACGTCAACGCACTGGATTCCACTTTTGCCAGAGAAATGGTGCAGCATTATGAGCGGGATCTGGCACAATCCGAACGACTCACTCTGGAAGATCTCAGCAACAGGCCACTGCGGCACAAAACATGGGGATGGATTGTCCGCGGCACCATCGGAGCCTATCTGTGA